The Populus alba chromosome 6, ASM523922v2, whole genome shotgun sequence genome contains a region encoding:
- the LOC118048135 gene encoding MACPF domain-containing protein CAD1, producing MGEGVSVNAAAMHTAMNAVQALGRGFDVNYDTRLLYCKGVTGSKVVEIDQEHARDLLLCGGIVLPNVSRDIKNSLIPSGRQSSGVCTFYEMVEYFNQKANLSGGLPLGCFNSAFSFTGSKHIDAAVSKTLSMDGYYIPLAKVQLMRSPLVLHENVKRAVPNCWDPPSLASFIENFGTHVITSVTIGGKDVIYVKQHQSSPLSTLEIKHYVQDIGNQRFSDMEGHTSSGPMKLKDKGGDSGIFNSQGIYPQPTSAPYLTGKEHVTVTFCRRGGDDLEQNHIQWARTVQSSPDVIEMSFVPITDLLVGLPGKEHLSRAIALYLEYKPQIEELRYFLEFQIPRIWAPVQDNFPGHQRKEPVCPSLQFSMMGQKLYVSQEQISVGRKPVTGLRLRLEGAKQNRLRIHLQHLASLPKILLPYWDTHFAIGAPKWQGPEEQDSRWFEPVKWMNFSHVSTAPVENPETFIGDQSGVNIVTGAQLGVWDFGSRNVLYMKLLYSRIPGCTIRRSLWDHMPNDKSKKFPAVNNTSSGDTSSASRGNVAGNKLAKFVDMSEMRKGPQDPPGHWLVTGGKLGVEKGRIALRVKYSLLNY from the exons ATGGGAGAGGGTGTAAGTGTTAATGCGGCAGCAATGCACACAGCTATGAACGCTGTGCAAGCACTTGGGAGAGGATTTGATGTGAACTATGATACAAGGTTGTTGTATTGTAAAGGAGTTACTGGGTCTAAAGTGGTGGAGATTGATCAGGAACATGCTAGAGATCTTTTGTTGTGTGGTGGGATTGTATTGCCTAATGTTTCTAGGGACATAAAAAACTCTTTGATCCCAAGTGGACGCCAGAGTTCAGGTGTTTGCACTTTTTACGag ATGGTGGAGTACTTCAATCAAAAGGCCAACCTATCAGGAGGTCTTCCTCTTGGCTGCTTCAATTCTGCTTTTAGTTTTACTGGTTCAAAGCACATCGATGCTGCAGTTTCAAAGACCCTTTCTATGGATGGATATTATATCCCACTTGCCAAGGTCCAACTTATGAGATCCCCCTTGGTGTTGCATGAAAATGTTAAAAGGGCTGTTCCAAACTGTTGGGATCCTCCATCCTTGGCGAG CTTCATTGAAAATTTTGGAACACACGTTATTACCTCTGTAACTATTGGTGGTAAGGATGTGATATATGTTAAACAACACCAGTCATCGCCTTTGTCAACCCTGGAGATTAAACACTATGTACAGGATATTGGAAATCAGAGGTTTTCTGACATGGAGGGTCATACGAGTTCAGGTCCTATGAAACTCAAGGATAAG GGTGGTGATTCTGGCATATTTAACAGCCAAGGAATATACCCTCAGCCAACTAGTGCGCCATATCTTACTGGGAAAGAA CATGTTACAGTCACTTTCTGCAGGAGGGGAGGAGATGATTTGGAACAAAATCATATTCAATGGGCAAGAACTGTACAGTCATCTCCTGATGTCATTGAGATGAGTTTTGTTCCTATCACAGATCTCCTTGTTGGGCTACCTGGAAAGGAGCATCTGAGTCGTGCTATTGCTCTATATCTTGAAT ACAAACCTCAGATAGAAGAGCTCAGGTATTTTCTGGAGTTCCAGATTCCTCGAATTTGGGCTCCAGTACAGGACAATTTTCCTGGCCACCAAAGAAAGGAACCTGTTTGCCCATCTTTGCAGTTCAGCATGATGGGGCAAAAGCTTTATGTCAGTCAGGAGCAG ATATCAGTAGGACGGAAGCCTGTCACAGGTTTACGACTACGTCTGGAAGGAGCCAAGCAGAATCGCCTGCGTATCCATCTTCAACACTTGGCATCTCTTCCTAAAATCCTTTTGCCATACTGGGACACCCATTTTGCAATTGGTGCTCCCAAGTGGCAGGGACCTGAGGAGCAGGACAGCCGATGGTTTGAACCAGTGAAATGGATGAATTTCTCTCATGTGAGCACTGCTCCAGTTGAGAACCCTGAAACTTTTATTGGTGACCAATCTGGTGTCAATATTGTCACCGGGGCTCAGCTTGGAGTGTGGGATTTTGGTTCAAGAAATGTCTTGTACATGAAACTTCTGTATTCTAGGATACCTGGCTGCACAATACGAAGATCCTTGTGGGACCACATGCCCAATGACAAGTCAAAGAAATTCCCCGCTGTAAATAACACCTCCTCTGGTGACACAAGTTCAGCTTCAAGAGGAAATGTTGCAGGGAACAAGCTGGCAAAGTTTGTTGATATGTCCGAGATGAGAAAGGGGCCTCAAGATCCCCCAGGACATTGGCTAGTTACAGGTGGAAAGCTTGGTGTAGAGAAAGGCAGAATAGCTTTGAGAGTGAAGTACTCGTTGCTGAATTATTGA
- the LOC118048138 gene encoding U-box domain-containing protein 16, translated as MAVSPQVFPPRKRRPSAGAFIPPQFSDQRLLQTLLELSQEISSLKPLQFLLKRNSSSILRKTKILAILFEELLKNPILFLSPTLLCFEEMYLVLQRFKTLLEDCVNGSRMWLLMQSDSVANNFLELTVELATLLDIFPVKEVEISEEVEELFLLLRKQCSKAKTFVDKRDYNLRHDVLTMLDRIQKEIVPDHSKLAEIFYLLGFRNSLSCKEEIENLEDEVQNQKDEKSKSDVIALIGLVRYVKCVLFEPSTPGADSRSKKLASDVNVPVDFRCPISLDLMRDPVVVATGQTYDRESINLWIESGHNTCPKTGQALVNTNLIPNRALKNLIAMWFREQKIPFETAEGNSRIDRVMESKAALEANKMTVSFLVNKMSASQSMEAVNGVIYELRALAKSNSDSRACIAEAGAIPVLARFLGPDIGSEFPNLQVNAVTAMLNLSILEANKTKIMENGRALNGVIEVLRTGATWEAKGNAAATIFSLSGVHSYRKRLGRKTRVVKGLVDLAKSGPASSKRDALVAILNLAGDRETVGRLVKEGVVDMVNEVINEMPEEAAAVLEMVVKRGGIVAVAAAYNAIKKLGVLMREGSDIVRESAAATLVTICRKGGADTAAELASIMGIERIIWELLASGTMRARRKASTLLRILRRWAAGLDVEFFYGHSTVATASSASSTVVLPA; from the coding sequence ATGGCAGTTTCTCCTCAAGTTTTCCCACCAAGAAAACGGCGGCCGTCGGCCGGGGCATTCATACCACCACAATTCTCCGACCAGAGACTTCTCCAAACTCTCCTTGAACTCTCTCAAGAAATCTCTTCTCTCAAACCTCTTCAATTCCTTCTAAAACGCAACTCTTCTTCAATCTTACGTAAGACGAAGATCCTTGCAATCTTATTCGAGGAACTCCTGAAAAACCCAATTCTGTTTTTATCTCCTACTCTCTTATGCTTCGAAGAAATGTACTTAGTTCTTCAAAGATTCAAGACTTTGCTTGAAGACTGCGTGAACGGAAGCAGGATGTGGCTATTGATGCAAAGCGATTCGGTTGCTAATAATTTCCTCGAGCTGACAGTAGAACTAGCAACCCTTTTGGATATCTTTCCTGTCAAGGAAGTCGAGATTAGCGAGGAAGTTGAAGAATTGTTCTTGTTGTTAAGAAAACAATGCTCTAAGGCTAAAACCTTTGTCGATAAAAGAGATTACAATTTGCGCCACGATGTGTTAACAATGCTTGATCGGATTCAGAAAGAGATTGTCCCTGATCATTCAAAGCTAGcagagattttttatttgctgGGGTTTCGCAATTCCTTATCCTgcaaagaagaaattgaaaatcttGAAGATGAAGTCCAGAACCAAAAAGATGAGAAATCGAAATCCGACGTGATTGCTTTGATAGGACTGGTTCGTTACGTGAAATGCGTGTTGTTTGAGCCATCCACACCAGGCGCTGATTCCAGGAGTAAGAAATTAGCATCGGATGTCAACGTACCGGTGGATTTCCGGTGTCCGATAAGCCTGGATTTAATGCGGGATCCAGTTGTCGTGGCCACAGGTCAGACGTACGATCGTGAGAGTATTAATCTCTGGATTGAATCGGGGCACAACACTTGTCCGAAGACAGGCCAGGCCCTGGTCAACACCAACCTGATTCCTAACCGAGCTTTGAAGAATTTGATAGCCATGTGGTTCCGAGAGCAGAAAATACCGTTTGAAACCGCGGAAGGCAACAGCAGAATAGACCGCGTTATGGAAAGCAAGGCGGCTCTTGAGGCCAACAAAATGACAGTGTCGTTTCTGGTTAACAAAATGTCGGCCTCACAGTCAATGGAAGCAGTTAACGGCGTTATTTATGAGCTTCGTGCACTAGCGAAGTCTAACTCGGATTCCCGAGCCTGCATCGCTGAAGCTGGAGCTATTCCCGTGCTAGCACGATTTCTAGGTCCGGATATAGGTTCAGAGTTTCCAAATTTACAAGTTAACGCCGTTACTGCTATGCTAAACCTTTCCATTCTAGAAGCGAACAAAACGAAGATCATGGAAAACGGCAGAGCTCTCAACGGCGTTATCGAGGTGCTACGCACGGGTGCCACTTGGGAGGCTAAAGGGAATGCGGCAGCAACTATATTCAGCCTATCCGGCGTGCACTCGTATAGGAAAAGACTTGGGAGGAAGACACGTGTCGTTAAAGGATTGGTGGATTTAGCGAAAAGCGGGCCCGCGAGTTCGAAGAGAGATGCATTGGTGGCTATTTTGAATTTGGCGGGAGATAGGGAGACAGTTGGGAGGTTGGTCAAGGAAGGGGTGGTGGATATGGTTAATGAAGTGATCAATGAGATGCCGGAAGAAGCCGCCGCGGTGCTCGAAATGGTGGTGAAGAGAGGAGGAATAGTGGCAGTAGCTGCCGCATATAATGCTATTAAGAAGTTGGGTGTGTTAATGAGGGAAGGATCGGATATAGTAAGAGAAAGCGCCGCGGCAACACTTGTTACCATCTGTCGTAAAGGTGGGGCAGACACGGCGGCAGAGCTTGCGTCGATAATGGGAATCGAGAGAATTATATGGGAATTGTTGGCATCAGGAACAATGAGAGCAAGAAGAAAGGCTTCCACTTTGTTGAGGATTCTTAGAAGATGGGCAGCTGGTTTggatgttgaatttttttacggGCATAGTACTGTTGCAACTGCGAGTAGCGCATCATCAACAGTGGTGTTACCAGCTTAA
- the LOC118048137 gene encoding transcription repressor OFP1 — MGNNRFRLSDMMPNAWFYKLKDMGKTRNHNTTTHSIKKRQAASAAETQQPPFKPKHPQYNPYPRKSYYITRELISSDQKPHTSPRNSKSTYTNFPDPHRRSSNQGHRRRTIKASPKHVISSVSAGCNCRATLWTKSDSPPGYSASLYDGSLDQETDFSDSFPPEFKSDSALATVSFDKMLSWSSSCDCKLDSIDNDDIVISVDKKSTSRNLDKPKVFHSISDLDLPPIVTKPAKFDDQLEDTKKKETQEPAKYRRSSAKYGETNAHASLSVKVVKEESIAVKECKTSSVRRNSVTSPGVRLRVNSPRISNKKIQAYNNGRKSVSSTTSSSSRSRRSLSDSLAVVKSSFDPQKDFRESMVEMIVENNIKASKDLEDLLACYLSLNSDEYHDLIIKVFEQIWFDLTGIKLK, encoded by the coding sequence ATGGGCAACAATAGGTTCAGATTATCAGATATGATGCCTAATGCTTGGTTTTACAAGCTCAAAGACATGGGCAAAACAAGAAACCATAACACCACCACTCATTCCATAAAGAAAAGACAAGCTGCATCAGCTGCTGAAACTCAGCAGCCACCATTCAAACCAAAGCATCCTCAATACAATCCTTATCCAAGAAAATCATACTACATCACTAGAGAGCTTATCTCTAGTGACCAAAAACCTCACACTTCTCCGAGAAACTCAAAATCCACGTACACCAATTTTCCTGACCCACACAGAAGATCATCGAATCAAGGACATAGGAGAAGAACCATCAAGGCCTCTCCTAAGCATGTCATCTCCTCTGTCTCTGCAGGTTGTAACTGCCGTGCTACGCTCTGGACTAAATCAGATTCTCCTCCAGGCTACTCAGCTTCTCTTTATGATGGTTCTCTCGATCAGGAGACAGATTTCTCTGACTCATTTCCACCAGAATTCAAGTCTGACAGTGCTCTTGCTACCGTCTCATTTGATAAAATGTTGTCTTGGTCAAGCTCTTGTGACTGCAAACTTGATTCTATTGACAATGATGACATTGTTATCAGTGTGGATAAGAAGTCTACTAGTAGGAATTTAGATAAACCGAAAGTGTTTCATAGCATATCTGATCTTGATCTTCCTCCAATCGTAACAAAGCCTGCTAAATTTGATGACCAACTTGAAGAtaccaagaagaaagaaacccaAGAACCAGCCAAGTATAGAAGGAGTTCAGCTAAATACGGGGAAACAAATGCTCATGCCTCTTTATCTGTCAAGGTTGTAAAAGAAGAGAGCATTGCAGTGAAAGAATGCAAGACTAGTTCTGTCCGGAGAAATTCTGTGACTTCACCAGGAGTCAGGCTAAGAGTCAATTCTCCAAGAATCTCAAATAAGAAAATCCAGGCTTATAATAATGGTCGAAAGAGTGTGTCATCAACGACAAGTTCATCGTCGCGGTCGCGAAGAAGCCTGTCGGATAGTTTGGCAGTTGTGAAATCTTCTTTTGATCCCCAGAAAGATTTCAGGGAATCGATGGTGGAGATGATAGTGGAGAACAACATCAAGGCATCAAAGGACTTAGAAGACCTTCTCGCTTGTTATCTTTCACTCAATTCTGATGAATATCATGACCTTATTATCAAGGTGTTCGAGCAAATTTGGTTTGATCTTACAGGCATCAAGTTGAAGTGA